A region of the Leptospira broomii serovar Hurstbridge str. 5399 genome:
TATACGCTATTTGTAATGTGGTTGTCGCAGGTATCTTGATGGCTTACGTTCAATTCTCTTTAATTCCGGCTTTAAGTCTTTCGGATTTTCCGGAGTCGGGGCCTGTCCTACAGGCAAAGAAAGTTTGCGTAATTGCTGAGAATCCTTGGACCGCGCTTTCGTATAAAAATGCGTTGGTCGGCTCGGATGTGGCTCATTCCGTTCCCGGTTCCGAACGAAACTGTATCGACGGCGATCGAGCCGTAATCGACTACGTTACACATTGGAAACCGAGAGACGATTATAAACTCGTTCAATCTTGGTCGATTCGTAAAAGGGATCTCACTTGGTCCGAATTTCTCGAAAACAGTCACGGCCAAGAATTAATCTTTTATTATGAACCTATTAATATATTAAAAAATTCGGAGGCAAGATGACTTCTCCCTGGCTTGTAAAAGTCTTCCGCTATCTTCCCATTCTACTGCTTGGAATTGCTGTAGGGGGATTCGTAGCCGTAAAATATGCAAAACTGCCGGGTTCTATCACCAAAGGAGATTGGGAAGGCAAGGAAATCTGCATCGAATATTGCGATTCCCTAACTAAGTGTACGAAAGAATCGATACCTCAAGCTTCGGAAGACCAATTGTATAAGATGGAGAATTCTTGCTTGAGAGGTTGCAGAAAACATTTCGATAAAATGCAGGTCTGCTTGATTCCTGAAAAGATGTCTTCCTGCACCCATTTAACGTCCTGTCTATTTCAGGAAATGAAGAAGTACTATTAGAAATAACTTTTTGGTATGGGAACCGATTCTGGAGAATTATCCCTTCCAGAATCGGTTTACTTTTTTAACGTAATCCTTGGTCTCCTTAAACGGTGGAATTCCCTTATGCTTTTCTACCGCACCTGGCCCGGCATTATAGGCGGCGATAGCTAGGTCGGTATCGCCGAATCTTTTTACTAGATCACCCAAAAACTTTGTGCCGCCCGATATGTTTTCTGCAGGATCGAATGGATCTTCGACTCCCAACATTTCTGCCGTTCCTGGCATTAATTGCATCAACCCGATTGCGCCTTTCCGGGAGATAGCGTTGGGTTTAAAATCCGACTCCGCCTTAATTACTGATTTTACTAAATTCGGGTCTAGTCCGTTTCGGGCCGATTCCTGCTGAATAAAACCGGAAAGGCCTAACGTATCTAAATCCCCTCTTACGTTTCGAGCGGGTTCGATGTCGGATAACTTTGAATTTAGGATATCGGAAAAGGATTCTTGTGTACTTGTAGGAGGAACTACGTCCGTACGATTTTCATCCGTCTTGTGAATGAATTTATCGGGGATTCCTCGAATCTCTTCCATCCGGCTTAGTATACTTTGAAAGGCAGGTAAATCCGTCAGCTTCATCGGTTCCTTGAGTCGAATTCTAGTCCGTTTAGTGTAAAATGACCTATTATGTCTCTCGGCTATTTTTAAAGGCCTCTGAAGCGTTTTTTGGGTCTTTTCACAGTTTGGGAAAAGGGTTGGTTGAAAAAAGATCAGGATATTGAAGGATAGGCCGGTGATTGAAATAGAGATAGTCACTACACCTAGGCTTACCGCTTTCCCTGTATTCCTGGCATTCAGCCGAGGATATTTCGAAGAAGAAGGCGTAAAAGTGCGTGTCCGCGTCCTGAAGAGTTACGAAGCAGTTTTTGCTCATTTGAGGGAAGGAAGGGCCGAAGCAGGAGAGGTTCCGTTTACCGCTTGGCTGGACCAACAATTGCGTAGGACCTCTCCGAATTGGACTCTATTCCGCGGCATTATTCTCTCCTGTTTGGTTCAGGGATTTTATTCCGCCTCGTATATGGAAGCCGAGGCGATACGGGACTCCTATCACAGCTTTTTACCGATTCTTCATCCGTTGTCTCTGGATCGATTCGTTGCGGAAGAATTTTTCAGATCGGAAAACTATCATCGAAGAAAGCCGGTGCCTTATTTAGTTACTCGTCCGACTCTCTTAGTGCACGAATTCATTAGAGCGGAATGTATGGGCGTCGCTGCATCGCTGCAGGAGTATCCTTTTTTCGGAGAAAAGGGATACTGTCTCACCGTAGACAATGAAATTCCGCCGTACTATCTCCCGACAAACATGTTAGCGTTTACGGGAAGATTTGCGTCTAAATTTCCGGAGGAAGCGAATCGGGTTTCGAGGGCCTTGAAAAAGGCAATGGAGGACCTTGCTAATCATGTCGCTTACGAAGGAGATTCGTACGTTGCAGATTGGGTAGGTCCTTGTCCTTGGAAGCCGATGGACTTAGACGGGTTTTACAGACGTCCCGTTTCGGAATTGGGAAGAATCCTTTCAAGCATGCCGTCTTTAGAAGACGTCCGATTTGTCGTGGATATGTATAGAAAAACATATCCTGGAGACGGACAAACGGCTCAATTATTGGATTTGGCATCGCAACGAGTAGCGGATAACCCTTTTCCGAAATTTCCGGGTGCATTAGATTTCAAAAAAACGAAATTACACGCGGAGTATTATTCGACCTTACATCCGAATCGGAGTCTGAACAAAAAAGAACTCACTAAATCTCCTCTTCGTAACTTAGTCAGCGAAATGAAAGAACTTGCGCTGGGCCTATTTTCGGGTCGTCGCGAGGTGTCTTTAGATAAGCAGATCCCGACAAGCCCGTATCTTTTCATTCGCTCTACAATCAATAGTATATTAGATTATCTAAATCAAGAAATACGTGATTTAGAAGAAAAGAACAAGCGTCTCATGGAGGATAATTATCTCCTGGAGACCCGCCTTGATATAAGCGATTTAAAGAGACAAACTACCGAAGAACGCTATCGCTATATGTTCGAATTTGCCACGGACGCGATGATCATCGTCAACGCGGATACGAGGATGATCGTGGACGCCAACCGACGTTTCAGGGAAGTTTCCGGATACCAAGGCTCTGAAATTAAAAATATCAGATTAGCAAGAATTCTGCCGGATATCCTGGACCAAAACGAATTGAAATCTCCGGGAGGAAAGGATCAGAATATGGCATTTCTTCCCGAGGCGACCTTGATTTTAAAGGACGGGACTCGTTTTTCGGTAGGCTTAAGCGTTACCGGGTTTAGCGCCGAAACGAAGCGATTTTATCAAATCCAAGTCAGCGATAATGCGCTCGTTCTGGAATCCGAAAGAATCAAACACGAATTTATCTCGAATATTTCTCACGAATTACGATCCCCGATGACGAACATTCAGGGATATTTCGACCTACTTTTATCCGACCCAGTCCTGACGCTAAACGAAGAGCAAAAGGAAATGGCGGACGTGATTCGTAAGAACGTAAGAAGACTGAATTTTCTTATAGAAAATCTTCTCCAGCTGGAAAAAAAGGATTCCCAAAACTCCGAAGAAATGGAGGAAATTTTCGACCCTGCGGTAGTTATCGAGGAAGTCTTATACATCAATTCTCCGCCGGCTGTCGAGAAAGGATTGGAAGTAGTGTCCAATCTTGCCAAAGGATTGCGGATTAAGGGAGTAAGATTCGAGTTTTCCCAAATCATAACCAACTTGTTTGTAAATGCAATTAAGTATACGGAAAGAGGAACCGTGGACGTTACCTTAAAGAAAATTTCCCCTTCCAAATTAGAGCTAAGCGTTATCGACATGGGTATCGGAATCGATCCTAAATATAAAGAAATGATTTTTGAACGATTTTTTCGCGTACCGGACCAACGGAATCGCACCGTGGGTGGAACCGGCCTAGGTTTATCGATCAGCCGTACTCTCGTAAATAAAATGGGTGGCGAAGTCTTCGTAGAACCCAACCAAAAAGGTGGAAGTATTTTTCGAGTCGTATTACCCTTATTCACCGCATGAAGCCCCGACTTTTCTTTTATTCGATTTTTGCGGTTCTACTTTTATCGGGATTACTGATTTCTTTTTGGTCTCCAACGGATAATAAAAGGAAGTCGGAACTTCTTCAGGGCGGACTCTCTCAAGAAACGGTCTCCCGGCAGGAACATTCCTTGTTTGATTCCTCTTCGGGGTTTGTGGATTTCTCCGGAACTACGGAAGAAAGATCCACGGATCCCAATGAACCGAAGATTCCGGACGAAAAAAAATCTTACTTAGATAAGTTGAGCGATGAAGATAGAGCAAAATTGTACGAGCAGATGTATGAAAGGTTCAAACCTCTTGCGGATCGTTTCCCGGACAATCGGTTAATACCGCGTAAAATCTCTTCGGAAGAAGCTGCCAAACGCAAAGAAGAGGAGGATCATTATTATCGTATTCAGAGCGATCTTCTGGATAGGAAAGAAGTTTCCAAAGAGGATATGAATTTCTTTTTAGATACAAAATTAAAAAGGTCGGACGATATGCTGGAAATTCTCAAGTACAGCATTGAGAACTTTGAAAAATCTTCAAAGTCCGATGGATCGCCAAACGGCGAATACGGAAAAATAGTTAGAGAGAGAATCGAGAATATCGAAAAGAGCAGAGAAGAAGTTCTTGCTTCAAAAAAAAGTAATGAAAATTAACGGTTACGTCTAACGCCTGTGCTTCCCTTTTTTCTTTTTTGTAATAAGCTTCTTTTTCCCAACAGTCTTTTTTGCGATCGGTAAATTCATATCGGCAAGAAGAGCTGTAAGTGCAAATAAAGGTTCTAATCCTAAAAGCTCCAGCAAGTGCAGAATTTTCACAAATCCGACCTGTTTTAGCAAAACCAAGGCGTTCTTCGTTCCGAATCCCTTTAGGAGTCGGGGAATTTCGGCGACACCTCTTTTCCGTATCCATTCGGCGCATTCCTGCGGAGTCAACGCATTCGCTAGGGGAACAAAGTCTTTGACCGGAAGCGACTTAGCTAATTCTAAAAACGATTCCAAACCCACAGCTTTCAGATATTCTAAAGATCTATCGGATCCCAATCCGTGTAAAATTTCAACGATTGACTTAGGACCGAGGACGTGATTAATCTTTCGGACATCTTCCGCCGGTAGAGCCTGAGCTAAGATCGTCAAATCCGGCAGTCCCAAATGTTTTACGAAAAAAACAAGGTCTGCCGGATCGGATTCCCGAATCAAGGGAACTAAAATCGTTTCAGGTATGGATTGGATGAGTGATACGATTTCCTTTTCGCCGAGATGCTGGCTTAAATAAAGTAGCTTTTTGTGATCCACTTTTTCCGAAATGGAAAATAGCGCTTCGTATCCCAAATTTCGAAATAACTGAAACGATTTCTGCGGACCTAGTTTATCTAGATATTCTAGAGCATTTTGAATTGTGGATATGACTTTTTTCAACCTAGTATATCCTTCAATATTTCTAAAATCAAAGGAGAAAGATTCCGCTTTTTATTTACTTCTCTCAAGTTATGCGCGGCGTCCTCGGCAACCTTACCGATCCAAAGTTCCAGTTCGGTAGTGGAAAGACCCAAAAATTCCCTGATCGTTTCTTTTCTGTAATGATTCAACAAGGTGTCGCGGGCGGTCGCATACAAATTCTCTAATGCAGATTGAACTTTCAGATCGGAAGCGACGGCGCGTCTAAGGCGATCCACTCGAGGTCCGATTTGCCCGCCGTCTACTCTTCCCATTTCGGCAAATCCGGTTTTAAAAAGAAGTCTCAGAGTATTTCTAAGCGCGGATTGGACTTCGGCAGCACCGGAGCCGATGGAAACAAAGTCCGCGATGCGTTCGGTAAAGGCCGGCAATAATGAGGATAAGAATTGAGAAACTTGTTTTTCCAAACCGGCGGCTTGAAAGACTCCGTGCAACGGGTTGATTTTTTTATGGAACTCGGTTAAGACTTTCTCCAATCCTTGGGAAAGGATATCCTGAACTTCCGGTAGATTAAGGATTCCTAGGATCAGATTTTTGGACGGCGCCGCCTGAGTGCCTGCAATCAACTCAACTAGGGCTTCTCGAGTTTCCTCCGACAAAAATTCATCGAATGAAGTGTGAGGGAATGCTTTTTCAATCGGAAACTCTTCCGACAAAATCTGGATTTTTTCTTCGGGTAGTCGTACAAGACCGACTAATGACGGAGAAAGCCGAATGTTTTCCGGTAAGAGTTCTTCCAGGCTGGAATCGAATAAAAAATGCAAACTTCGGCGAAAGGACTCTTCGAGTCGCCCGGGTTGCGTAAGCCAGTCGTAAACTCTGGACTTTCGCGATCGAAAAAAAACAATTCGAAACGCCAAACGATTCTCCTTATGCGGTTTGCAAACTAGACCAAGCTGCTTCCAATTTCGGTAAATGTGAGGTTAGCTGGTTTTTATGATATAAGACTAAATTTTTCTTTCTTAAATTATGCGCATCTTTAGGCGCTTGAAACAGTTTTTCATCGAAAACTATATCTTCGCCGTCCAGTTTTAAATAACCTTTTTCCTTGGCTTTTCCTAAAAAAGACTCGAAGGCGCTCATCAGATGCTCGCCCGAAAATTTCTGCGAAATATAAATTTCCGGATGCTTGGACCGAATCGTTTCCGCCAGAGCCTTTAGCGCCGAAAATAATTTGGTTTTGCTTTCCCTAGCTTTTCCTTCGCATTTTAGAAGAAGGTAGGAGGCTAAATTTCCGGCCGTAACCGTATAACCGTTTCCTAATTTTTCCTTCACTATACCTGCCACCTCGTCCGCGCTGGCTTCCTCGGGAATCGGGAAAGGTTGTCCGTAACCGATGTGAAGTTCCGCTTTTTTGGACGAGAAATAATCGTAAGTGAACGTGAAGGAATTGAAATGTAATCCTTTGAACTTGGAGCGAAGGAAATAAACGCCCTTCTTGATTTGATTCATATAACCGTCATGATTAAATGTACCTTCGGGAAACAGGAACAAGGTTCGTCCTTGGGCGATTTTTTCGGAGAGATAGCTCCATTCCTGCTCTACCATATCCCGAAGTTCCCCTTTTTTCAAAAGCTCCCTCGTATTGTCTCGAAACGGTCTCTTTATGGGAACGCAACCTATGTAATCCATGAATTTCGGGATAATCATGGATTTGTCGATTAAACCCAAGATGACTTTCATGATTCCTTTAGGTCGGAGTTCGTTTACTAAAAACCCCTTTCCTAGCATATCTTCGCGAGCAGGAATCGCGAATTTAATCTTAGGGAATACGTGCCGATAAACGGCGGCCAATGCGGGAACGTCGGCCTCCGAAACGTGATTCGCCATAAGGACGGAAGGATAGGGTGCATCCAATTGTCCGTCCGATTTTCCGTTCGGGAAATGCTCTTCAAAGGAATCAAACGCAAAGCCTCGCGCTTTATAAACAAGATCGATCATCCAGCTGTAAGTTTTCGTCGTCCGAACAGGTTCGACTTGATCGGTAGGTGTGTTCATTTGAGATGTAGAATCCATTAAATTTTTCCTTTTTTATTCCACGATGTACTTTGGTACGGATTCGCTTATCCGAGTCGTAGTTTCATAATTAATCGTATTAGTCCAATTGGCATGGTCATCGACTGTGACTTCTTCCTGGCCGTCCTTTCCGATAATCGTGACCGTATCTCCGATTTCAACGTCGGGTATATGCGTCACGTCAAGCATAGTCATGTTCATGCAAATTCTTCCCAGAATTTTTGCGCGCTTGCCACGTATCAGCATGACTCCGTTATTGGAAAGTTTTCGATCCAATCCTTCGTAATAACCGACCGGTACGACTGCGACTTTCGTAGGAGTGCTGGTTTGATAAGTGGATCCGTAGCCGACGAAACTATCGGAGGGTAGATCTTGCATATGAACTACTCTCGTTTTCCAACGAAGCACAGGATAAAGACGAAATTCACTTCTTCCGTTTAAGTGAAGCGAGAGTCTCGTCTGGAGACTGGGCCAAAGCCCATAGAGAGAAATGCCGATTCGAACTAAATCGTAATGCGCTTCCGGAAAGAGCATGGTGGACGCAGATGCGCAAGCATGTCGGATAACGTTGGCATATCCGAACTTCTCAAGGGTCTGGATCGCTTCCGCAAATTTTTGTATCTGTACCTTGGAATACTTTTGTTCGATGACGTCTTCCGTGCTTGCAAAATGTGTGGAAATTCCTTCCAAAGGTAAAATTTCCCGTTTGAAGCCGGAGAGGATGGATTCTAACTCCTTTCCGAAGGAGCCGAGCCGTCCCATCCCCGTATCCACTTTCAAATGAATTTGAGGTCTCGGCAGACAATTTGCAAGAATCCTGGCGTCTTCCACTCGTGAAACGACTACCCAGAAATTAGAATCCGAAATTTCCTTCACTCGTTCCTGGATTGCAGGAGTTGCACCCATAATTAGGATGCGAACGGAAGGATATTTACTTCGGAGATAACAAGCTTCCTCGAGAGAATTGACCGCGAGCAAATCCGCCCCGCCTTTTAAAGATAATTCCGCCATTTGCAGAAAGCCGTGGCCGTACGCGTTGGATTTGATCACTGCGCTTAAAAGTGTCCCGGGACTGAGAAGGGAACGAAAACTTTTGAGGTTCTGTGTCACTGCCTCTTGCGAAAGTTCGATCCAGGTTCTGTCGTTCAAGGGTCGTCTCGATTCCTTTCCGTTTCTCCTAGTATTGCTTTCTCCCGGTTTCTTCCCAATAGTTTTTTCCAAATCAATCGCGGAAAAAAAAGGGTTTCCCGACGGAAGAAAATTCAACAAGCTGCCCGAGAAAACTCCTCATAAACAACCCAGGAAGTACCGGATGAAGCAATATAAAGTCGTGCAAACCTTCCCCGTTCCCCTCCAGGATCTTCTCAAAGCAAGGGAAGATCGTTACAAATACCTGGAACAGTTTCCGGAACTAAAAAACGTCGAACTTCTGGAGGAAAAAAAAGACGGAAATCGGGTTTTTCAAAAGAGAAAAGTAAAATTGGCGGAGTCTCTGCCCAAGGTTCTGGCTGCCTTGCTTTCCGATCCTTCGCTCTTGGAAAATTCAGTCTTCGATCTTAGCACAAACACGCACGAGTTTACGATCGCACCTCCCGGAAACGATTCGATTGTAACAATCAAGGGAGTTTCCGTCTATAGGGAACTGGGCCCAAACGAATCGGAGCGCAGTTATGATGTGCAGGTCTCTTCCGGAGTTTTCTTAATGGGAACCGTGATTGAAACGGTTATCGAGGAGATTCACCGGCATTCGTTGGACAAGGATAAGAATTCCATCTCCGAATTTTTAAAAAAATACCAAGCCGACTAATTCTCTCCATCAAAGAATCGAGCAGCCATCTTTCTTGCCGGCTGCTTGAAAATTTATTCCTTAAGTACTTCGAATTTATTCCTTAGTCGATTCTCCGCCGTTCGGAGCGTCCCCCCAATGCTTTAGCGTTTCAAGGAGTTCCTGCTTGGGACTTCCTTCTCCAAGATAAATCAATTCCTCTCCTAGGTTCCAAGCCCCCCAAACCGGTTTTCTTTCTTTGAGGGCAGTCAATTTGTCGGCGAAGCGATCGTCGGATAAAAGTTGTTCGTAATCGGGACTCTCCGAGTCGATCTCAAGAAATTCCCAACCGAAGTTTTGCAGCGTTCGGAGAGAAGTAGAAGCCTCCTTGCAGGCGAGGCAGTTAGGAACCTGGACGATAAACAGCACTCCTTTTCTACCGGATTTTTCGGCCTGGGAGAAGGCGATTGCTCGAGTTTGAATTCGTTTATCGGGAGTCGGAGCGAAAAAAAATGCGCTATTTGCAAACCAAACAATACTTAAAATAAGGCAAAAGAGCACGAAAAGAATCAAAAGAGCCCGTTTTCTATAAATAAAATTCATCGTTTGAAATGGAGTAATTTCGGGTTTTGCAAATTCGCTTTTTGATCTTTCCATAGAAATGTAATATAATTTGTTCGGCATTTTTTCCGATTCTAAGAAAAAGAAGTTCGGAAAAAATAAATATAAATTTACGTAGAGAGTTGACAAAAAAACATAGTCATACGCATGCTCGGTTTCTAAACCAAAAACCAAGTTTCGGAGGTGTCAGGCAGTAGATGAACGCATTGGGTAAGCACGTAATTGCAGAATTTTATGAGTGTGATTACGAGACCATCAACAATCACGAATTGGTAGAAGATATCATGTTGAAGGCCGCCGACCTTTCCGGCGCCACTACGGTTAAATCTGTGTTTCATAGGTTTAGTCCCTTTGGCGTAAGCGGTGTGGTCGTCGTAAGCGAATCCCACTTCGCGATCCATACCTGGCCCGAATACGGTTACTGCGCAATCGACGTCTTCACATGCGGAGACATTATTGATAACCAGACCGCTCTGGAATATCTCAAGGAACGCTTCTGTGCCAAAAGCATCTCTGTAGTGGAGATGAAGCGTGGTTTGTTGCAATTAGGCGTCGACCTACCTCACAAGCCAGTTGGGAATTAAGGACTATCTCTCCGGCAGAGCCGGAACACCCCCCATCGATAAAGACGAATTTCCTTCTCCCGGAGGGAGCAAGGAGTTCTTTTGTATTATTACCACGAGGAGAGGTATCAGAGTATGAGCCTAAAGATTAAAGAGCAAGTAAAGATCGTTAACCGTTTTTCTTTTTTAAGAAGTGCTATTGAAATCAATTCCACCGAGTCCGGTGAGGCTTTCCTCGTTACGAGAGAAGCTATTGCGGCCGGTGAAGTTGTAGCCGTCTGGGGAGGCAAGGCAGTTCACAAAAACGAACTGGCGGGACTTTCCGGATTGTCGACCCCGCATCGCGTTCATAGCGACTTCTATCTAGTTTCTCCGCTCCATGACGACGGGATTGACTCGATTCACTATATTCGACAAAGTATAGAACCGAACTGCGGATTTCAGGGTGACATTACCCTCGTCGCCCTAAGAGACATCCCTGCCGGCGAAGAAATCACGTATCATCCTGCGATGAAAAACCCGGAACTGGCCTGGGCTCGCACGGAAGACGCCGAGATCGTAAGAAACCGCTTTAACGGAAGTTTCCCTTCTTATATCCAATCTAGAATCGACGCAGACCCCGAATTAAAGGTCTACGAGCCGTTCAAGAACGGTGCCTGGGGTCTTTTGACCTCCATCGATCTAGAAGGCTGTGATGCGGCTTTAATTCGCGATGCCGACGCGATCAGGCGCTATGTTCGCGAACTCTGTGATCTGATTGAAATGAAACGTTTCGGCGAAACTGTCGTCGTTCATTTTGGAGAGGATGAAAGAGTCGCCGGATATTCTATGTTCCAACTGATAGAGACTTCTTGTATTTCCGCTCACTTCGCAAATGAAACCAATACTTCCTATATCGATATCTTTTCATGCAAAGGATACGATCCGAAAGTAGCGGCGGAATTTACCCGGGAATTCTTTAAAGGCGACGCGATGCGCCTGACCGTAACAAACCGCTTCTAGGAGGCATATTGGAACTCTGGCTGGACGAAGCGCTCGAACTAACGAACGGGCGCGCTCTCAAGATTAAAATAAAGGAATTCATACACAGTCGTAGGACTCCTTTCCAGAAGATAGACGTATTCGAATCTCAGAGTTTTGGCCGTATGTTCACTCTTGACGGAGTGATTATGATGACCGAGGCAGACGAATTCGCTTATCATGAGATGATCGTCCATGTTCCGATGCTGAGCCACCCCAATCCCGAAAAAGTCTTGGTGATCGGGGGCGGCGACGGCGGGACAGTACGAGAAGTTCTAAAGCACCCATCCGTAAAGGAAGTTCATCTGTGTGAAATCGATAAAGGGGTGGTGGACGTTTGCTACGAATACTTCCCTGCTATCGCTAACGCGATGAAGGACCCGAGGGTGAAGCATGCCTACGAAGACGGAGCTGAGTACGTCCAAGATTATAAGGAGTACTTCGACGTAATCTGTGTGGATTCTTCCGACCCTGTCGGTCCGGCGGAAGTTCTCTTTAAGCGACCTTTTTATGAAACCATGGCGGCTTCCTTAAAGCAGGGTGGGATTTGCACCACTCAGGGCGAAAGTTTTTACTATCACGGTAAGGTCATTAAGGAACTATTTCAATTCATTCCTCAAGTCTTCGATCATTGCGGTTACTATTTTACCGTGGTGCCCACGTATCCTTCCGGAATTATCGGCTTTACATACTGTTCCAAAGGACCGGACCCGTATAAGGTGGAACCGGATCCTAAGCGGGTCCCCAAAGGGTTGAAGTATTACTCTGCAGAAATGCATAAGGCGGCGTTTATGCTTCCTCCATTTGCTCAGGAATATATCGTGCGTAAGTAGGCCTTGGATTTTCATTCTAAATTTATTCGACGGAGAGAGGAACTAGGCTCTCTCTTATGCGTAGGGATCGATCCCGATATCTCTAAACTCCCGCCTTCATTGGAAGGACATTATGAAAAACTGTTCTTGTTCTCTCGGGAAATCGTTGATGCCACTGCGGACTTCGCAGTCGCGTACAAACCGAATATCGCTTTTTTCGAAGCATTCGGTTCCCAAGGAATCGCCCAGTTCGAAAAACTGATCCGACACATTAAAATTCATTATCCGGGAATTCCGATCGTTGCGGATGCGAAGCGTGGAGATTTGGATAATACCGCTAGGCAATATGCGAAATTCTTTTTCAAAGAATTGGGAGTAGATTCTTTAACTTTATCCCCGTACATGGGCGCAGATACCATTCAACCGTTTCTGGAAGACTCTTCCAAGTTGGTATTTCTACTCTGCTTGACTTCCAATCCGGACTCGTCTCAGCTTCAGAAAAAAACCTTTTCCGAAACGGGAAGAACTTTGTATAAAGAAGTCGCAGCGTTAAGCGAAACATTTTCCACAAGAAACGTGGGCCTGGTCGTGGGTGCGACTCATCCGAGCGAATTGGGCGAGCTTAGGACCTTGCATCCGGATCGGATGTTTCTGATTCCCGGATACGGAGCTCAAGGCGCTTCTTTGGAGGATGTGATCGCGGTCTGCGGGGAAGATTCGCTTATTAATTCTTCTCGAAGTATTATTTTCGCGTCTTCCGGACCCGATTTTGCGGAAGCCGCTCGAAAGTCGGCCGAATCTATCACCATTCAGATGAAGAAACTTCTTTCTTTTTAACTTCGCTTTTCGCGATAAACGGAAATAGGCCCGATCGAGTTTAATAGATGTATAAAATTTTAATATAGATTCTTATGCTTTAATCGCAACGGACTTTATACGATCGGATGGACTTTGATTTTTTGCAGATAGGTACCGAGTTACTTGTTCGATTCGGCGGGCCTGGATTGATGTTGATTTCTTTTGCGGCAGCGACTCTTTTGCCGTTCAGTTCCGAAGCGGCTTTGGCTGTGGCAATCCTTTCAGGAATGTCTCCGGAACAGGCTGTTTTTTGGGCCTCCATCGGAAATTGTAGTGCCTGCTGCTTTAATTACGGATTAGGTTATTGGTTTCGTAACGGAGTGGAGATTAAAATAGCGAAATCCAAGACGTACTCCCACTGGGCAGCGGTAATGAAAAGGCGGGGAATTCCCGTTTTATTTCTGTCCTTCTTGCCGATTATCGGCGATCCAATTACTGTTTTGAGCGGTTTCCTTCATCAACGACTCGCCATTTTTGTTCCCTTAGTATTCTCTCTTCGAATTTTAAGATATGTCGTTCTTGCTTTCGGGTTTTTGTCTCAGGGTTGAACGTTC
Encoded here:
- a CDS encoding S-adenosylmethionine decarboxylase; protein product: MSLKIKEQVKIVNRFSFLRSAIEINSTESGEAFLVTREAIAAGEVVAVWGGKAVHKNELAGLSGLSTPHRVHSDFYLVSPLHDDGIDSIHYIRQSIEPNCGFQGDITLVALRDIPAGEEITYHPAMKNPELAWARTEDAEIVRNRFNGSFPSYIQSRIDADPELKVYEPFKNGAWGLLTSIDLEGCDAALIRDADAIRRYVRELCDLIEMKRFGETVVVHFGEDERVAGYSMFQLIETSCISAHFANETNTSYIDIFSCKGYDPKVAAEFTREFFKGDAMRLTVTNRF
- the pyrF gene encoding orotidine-5'-phosphate decarboxylase, translated to MDFHSKFIRRREELGSLLCVGIDPDISKLPPSLEGHYEKLFLFSREIVDATADFAVAYKPNIAFFEAFGSQGIAQFEKLIRHIKIHYPGIPIVADAKRGDLDNTARQYAKFFFKELGVDSLTLSPYMGADTIQPFLEDSSKLVFLLCLTSNPDSSQLQKKTFSETGRTLYKEVAALSETFSTRNVGLVVGATHPSELGELRTLHPDRMFLIPGYGAQGASLEDVIAVCGEDSLINSSRSIIFASSGPDFAEAARKSAESITIQMKKLLSF
- the speE gene encoding polyamine aminopropyltransferase; the encoded protein is MELWLDEALELTNGRALKIKIKEFIHSRRTPFQKIDVFESQSFGRMFTLDGVIMMTEADEFAYHEMIVHVPMLSHPNPEKVLVIGGGDGGTVREVLKHPSVKEVHLCEIDKGVVDVCYEYFPAIANAMKDPRVKHAYEDGAEYVQDYKEYFDVICVDSSDPVGPAEVLFKRPFYETMAASLKQGGICTTQGESFYYHGKVIKELFQFIPQVFDHCGYYFTVVPTYPSGIIGFTYCSKGPDPYKVEPDPKRVPKGLKYYSAEMHKAAFMLPPFAQEYIVRK
- a CDS encoding YqaA family protein; this translates as MDFDFLQIGTELLVRFGGPGLMLISFAAATLLPFSSEAALAVAILSGMSPEQAVFWASIGNCSACCFNYGLGYWFRNGVEIKIAKSKTYSHWAAVMKRRGIPVLFLSFLPIIGDPITVLSGFLHQRLAIFVPLVFSLRILRYVVLAFGFLSQG
- the speD gene encoding adenosylmethionine decarboxylase — translated: MNALGKHVIAEFYECDYETINNHELVEDIMLKAADLSGATTVKSVFHRFSPFGVSGVVVVSESHFAIHTWPEYGYCAIDVFTCGDIIDNQTALEYLKERFCAKSISVVEMKRGLLQLGVDLPHKPVGN